TCCGGGAACAGGTAGAACGTCGACTGCGGCACGGCCACGCTCATGCCGGGGATGGCATTGACGATCCCGCACGCGGCGTCCCGGCGTTCCTTCAGGATGTCCAGCATCTGCTGGACCGGTTCCTGGGGGCCGCGGAGGGCTTCGATGCCGGCCCACTGCACGTAGTGCGTGGTGCACGATTCATCGTTGGTGTTCAGGGTGCTGAGCACCTGGGCGATCTCGCGCGGCGCCACAGCACAGCCAAGGCGTGAACCGGTCATGGCGAACTTCTTGCTGAACGTGTACAGGATCACTGTGCGCTCGGCCATGCCCGGAAGGGAAGCAATCGAGCTGGAGACACCCTCGTAGCGGGTTTCGAAATACGCTTCATCGGAGAGCACCCAGAGGTCGTGCTCGATCGCGATCTGGGCGATGGCTTCACGTTCGGCCGCCGTGGACTCGGCAGAGATGGGGTTCTGCAGGTCGTTGTAGATGATCGCGGCCGTGTTCGGCGTGATCGAGGCCCGGACTTGGTCCAGGTCGATCGCGAAGCCCTTGCTTGTGGGCACGTAACGGTACGGCACGGCCGTGCCGCCGAGGTATTCGATCTGCGATTCGTAGATCGGGAAACCAGGGTTGGGGTAGAGCACTTCCTGGCCAGGGTTCATCACGGCTTGCAGGAACTTGGTGATCACGGGCTTGCCGCCGGTCATCACCACCACGTTCTCGGGAGAGAACTCCATGCCACGCCGCGACCCGAGGTCCTCGGCCAGGGCTTCCCGGAGCTGGGGGATGCCAGGGCCCGGGCAGTAGCCGGTGTGCCCGTCGGCGATTCCCTTGTTCATGGCCTCAATAATGTGCGGGGCCGTCGGGATATTGATGTCGCCGAGGTGGAAGGGATACACCAGGTTTCCCTTCGACTTCCAAGCGGCAGCGGCCTGCGCGACG
This window of the Arthrobacter sp. StoSoilB5 genome carries:
- a CDS encoding aminotransferase class I/II-fold pyridoxal phosphate-dependent enzyme; translation: MQKLAHRLERLGTETAFSVAQAAAAWKSKGNLVYPFHLGDINIPTAPHIIEAMNKGIADGHTGYCPGPGIPQLREALAEDLGSRRGMEFSPENVVVMTGGKPVITKFLQAVMNPGQEVLYPNPGFPIYESQIEYLGGTAVPYRYVPTSKGFAIDLDQVRASITPNTAAIIYNDLQNPISAESTAAEREAIAQIAIEHDLWVLSDEAYFETRYEGVSSSIASLPGMAERTVILYTFSKKFAMTGSRLGCAVAPREIAQVLSTLNTNDESCTTHYVQWAGIEALRGPQEPVQQMLDILKERRDAACGIVNAIPGMSVAVPQSTFYLFPDVTEAMQRLGYTAVGDFASDALYKTGVSFCTREHFGRRLPGEERQYIRLAYSGIESDAIREGLGRLREWIETA